In Polypterus senegalus isolate Bchr_013 chromosome 12, ASM1683550v1, whole genome shotgun sequence, the following are encoded in one genomic region:
- the LOC120540174 gene encoding chemokine-like receptor 1: MSGTGFSNLTVVDYSKLSFRVTDREDEGGTSWTSLRFVSLAVYIFTFFLGSVANGVVVWITGFRMQRTGSTILFLNLAIADFVFTSSLPFSIVYAAMGFHWPFGRVWCKLSCAITVCSMYSSIFHVVAISCDRCLTITAIVWAQSHRTPKNTWWTCLLIWVTTSFLSLPYFYFRDTKKEDNFTKCFLHVTMMELLTLTAVRFAFGFVLPLLIILICYSIIAYKCNTVQHRKSIRPLCTIAAVIVTFFTCWAPFHVFQLLELQLLENENASLSSLLKYGIPLSASVAAVNSCMNPILYVCMGQNFQEKFRSSLFGVFFSKTLLSQRSTLQMESLINEKM; encoded by the coding sequence ATGTCTGGAACAGGTTTTTCTAATTTGACCGTGGTGGACTATAGCAAGCTAAGCTTCCGTGTAACCGACAGGGAGGATGAAGGTGGCACCTCGTGGACTTCACTGCGTTTCGTCTCCCTCGCGGTTTACATCTTCACCTTCTTCCTGGGCTCAGTCGCGAATGGCGTAGTCGTCTGGATTACTGGCTTCAGAATGCAAAGGACAGGCAGCACCATCTTGTTCCTCAACCTGGCCATAGCGGACTTTGTCTTCACCTCGTCCCTGCCTTTCAGCATCGTATACGCTGCCATGGGCTTCCACTGGCCATTCGGTAGGGTGTGGTGCAAGCTGAGCTGCGCCATTACGGTGTGCTCGATGTACAGCAGCATCTTCCATGTAGTGGCCATTAGCTGTGACCGATGCCTCACCATCACAGCTATAGTTTGGGCACAGAGCCATCGCACGCCTAAAAACACGTGGTGGACTTGTTTACTGATCTGGGTAACTACCAGCTTCTTGAGTTTGCCATATTTTTACTTCCGGGATACGAAAAAAGAGGACAATTTTACAAAGTGTTTCCTTCACGTGACCATGATGGAGCTCTTGACTCTGACTGCCGTTAGGTTTGCCTTTGGCTTCGTGCTGCCTTTACTCATAATTCTTATCTGTTACTCCATCATTGCCTATAAATGCAACACCGTTCAACATCGAAAGTCCATCAGACCCCTGTGTacgattgctgctgtcattgtgACGTTCTTCACTTGTTGGGCTCCCTTCCACGTCTTCCAGCTTTTGGAGTTACAACTCCTTGAGAATGAAAATGCATCGCTCAGCAGCCTGCTGAAGTACGGAATTCCCCTTTCGGCCAGCGTGGCTGCAGTGAACAGCTGCATGAATCCCATCCTCTATGTCTGCATGGGCCAGAACTTCCAGGAAAAGTTTAGGAGCTCCCTGTTTGGTGTTTTCTTCAGTAAGACACTCCTTAGTCAGAGATCTACGCTACAGATGGAGTCTTTAATAAATGAGAAGATGTAG
- the LOC120540084 gene encoding C3a anaphylatoxin chemotactic receptor-like isoform X2 produces MFTTAMDDHPTYGTTPEMEYYDYEDTSETPAASLALYSVTFFLGTVGNGLVIWVIGFRMRKTANTVWFLNLAIADFAFCCTLPFSIVYTALGYSWPFGNVMCKMTSGISVSTMYGSIYMLAAISFDRCLNVIAAVWARNHWTVWKATITCLIIWVLSVVLSIPYFYFRGTEQSENMTICSYNITSHQHRALTVSRFMLGFLIPIIFIISCYSIIAFRFCTFKHKSSYRPFRVIVAVILVFIVCWTPFHIFQMLELKLHQHSNEYDFAEIKWIQRGISISTNIAFFNSCLNPILYVCMCKDFQKKARESILKILESAFRDELSQSWMSSRRSTTQSECAGLEQRKNSTAVTDLFLVSTV; encoded by the coding sequence ATGTTCACCACAGCGATGGATGATCACCCCACCTACGGCACGACCCCTGAAATGGAGTACTACGATTATGAAGACACTTCGGAAACTCCAGCCGCCTCTTTGGCGCTCTACTCTGTCACCTTCTTCCTAGGCACAGTTGGCAACGGCTTAGTCATCTGGGTCATCGGCTTCAGGATGAGGAAGACGGCCAACACAGTTTGGTTTCTAAATCTGGCCATCGCCGACTTTGCCTTCTGCTGTACCCTGCCCTTCAGCATCGTCTACACGGCCTTGGGGTACTCCTGGCCTTTTGGAAACGTGATGTGCAAGATGACTTCGGGAATCTCGGTCAGCACGATGTATGGCAGCATCTATATGCTTGCGGCCATCAGCTTTGATCGTTGTCTTAACGTCATCGCCGCCGTCTGGGCCCGTAACCACTGGACTGTTTGGAAGGCTACCATCACTTGCCTCATCATATGGGTCTTGTCTGTGGTGCTGAGTATTCCTTACTTTTATTTCCGAGGTACAGAACAATCCGAGAATATGACAATTTGTTCTTACAACATAACTTCCCATCAGCACCGTGCTCTGACGGTTAGCAGATTCATGTTAGGCTTTCTCATTCCCATAATCTTCATCATCTCCTGCTACAGCATCATTGCCTTTCGATTCTGCACCTTTAAGCACAAGAGCTCCTATAGACCATTCCGGGTCATTGTCGCTGTCATCCTCGTGTTTATCGTTTGCTGGACTCCTTTCCATATTTTCCAAATGCTAGAGTTAAAACTCCATCAGCACTCCAATGAATATGACTTTGCTGAAATTAAATGGATACAACGGGGAATTTCAATTTCCACCAACATCGCCTTCTTCAACAGCTGTTTGAACCCCATCCTCTATGTCTGCATGTGTAAGGACTTCCAGAAGAAGGCCAGGGAATCCATCCTTAAGATCCTGGAGAGTGCGTTCAGGGACGAGCTGTCCCAGTCCTGGATGAGCAGCCGGCGGTCCACCACACAGAGTGAATGTGCGGGGCTGGAGCAGCGGAAGAACAGCACGGCCGTGACCGACCTCTTCCTCGTCAGCACCGTCTGA